A stretch of Roseibium porphyridii DNA encodes these proteins:
- a CDS encoding RidA family protein: MTIERFEKGSRMSQAVVHGNTVYLAGQIGEGPDMTRQTQSMLAEVDRLLASVGSSKSSILSAQIWVSDMGDVDAMNNVWDAWIDVQNPPARACVESKLVSPDFLVEVMIIAAKE, translated from the coding sequence ATGACCATCGAGCGCTTTGAGAAAGGAAGCCGTATGAGCCAGGCTGTGGTTCATGGTAACACAGTCTATCTGGCAGGTCAGATTGGCGAAGGTCCGGACATGACACGTCAAACACAGTCCATGCTGGCCGAAGTGGATCGTCTCCTGGCATCTGTGGGAAGCAGCAAGTCCAGCATATTGTCCGCACAGATCTGGGTTTCCGACATGGGAGATGTTGACGCTATGAACAACGTCTGGGATGCATGGATCGATGTGCAAAATCCACCAGCGCGCGCTTGTGTGGAAAGTAAGCTCGTTTCGCCTGATTTCTTGGTCGAAGTCATGATTATCGCCGCCAAGGAATAG